A part of Ptychodera flava strain L36383 chromosome 11, AS_Pfla_20210202, whole genome shotgun sequence genomic DNA contains:
- the LOC139143679 gene encoding retinoic acid receptor beta-like isoform X2, which yields MEGYSEYSSAMNSLGLNLGMNVSKSSSGVNYNATSTSVPTPSDSNSLPPSSPESPPPRIYKPCFVCQDKSSGYHYGVSSCEGCKGFFRRSIQKNMQYTCHRDKKCIINKVTRNRCQYCRLQKCFDVGMSKECVRNDRNKKKKLKHEVSESYEMTTELEDLMDIVVRAQKETFPPETPKPGYRVAADPAPGVGSSSETDPLLFEYVTDMSSRAIIMVVEFAKKVPGFLQLKTQDQITLLKAACLEIMILRISYRFNRDDGSVTFTSGLTLTNSQLKSGGFGTLLDTIGQFSKQVFSLKLDEREVALLSTICLISGDRSGLEEPERIEKMQEPYLEALRIYVRRRRPTEPHTFAKILMKITDLRSISVKGAERVLHLKLKIPCEMPQIINEMVEEDDEGAGPSEESSKHAAASDIQEINVKTENMSASNQCTTGIDVMKAALFS from the exons ATGGAAGGGTATTCAG AATATTCAAGTGCAATGAATAGCTTGGGACTGAACCTTGGGATGAATGTGAGTAAATCATCCAGTGGGGTCAACTACAATGCTACAAGCACGTCAGTTCCCACTCCATCCGATTCCAACTCACTGCCGCCAAGTTCACCAGAGTCCCCTCCTCCAAGGATCTATAAACCGTGTTTTGTCTGCCAAGATAAGTCTTCTGGGTATCACTATGGAGTCAGTTCCTGTGAAGGCTGCAAG gGATTTTTCCGGAGAAGtatacaaaagaatatgcaataCACATGTCACAGGGACAAGAAATGCATCATAAACAAAGTGACAAGGAACAGATGCCAGTACTGCAGATTACAAAAGTGTTTCGACGTTGGAATGTCAAAAGAAT GTGTGCGGAATGACAGAAACAAGAAGAAGAAACTGAAACACGAAGTCAGCGAAAGCTATGAAATGACAACCGAGTTAGAGGACTTGATGGATATTGTAGTGAGGGCTCAAAAAGAGACATTTCCACCTGAAACCCCTAAGCCAGGATACAGAGTG GCAGCAGATCCAGCGCCAGGCGTTGGCTCGTCAAGTGAAACCGACCCCTTGCTGTTTGAGTATGTCACAGACATGTCGTCGAGGGCGATCATCATGGTGGTtgaatttgccaaaaaagttcCCGGCTTCCTACAGCTCAAGACACAAGACCAGATCACGCTACTAAAAGCAGCGTGTTTGGAGATCATG ATTTTGAGGATAAGTTATCGGTTCAACAGAGATGACGGTAGTGTCACATTCACATCAGGATTAACACTCACAAATTCCCAGCTGAAAAGCGGAGGGTTTGGAACTCTCTTGGACACAATAGGACAATTTTCCAAGCAAGTCTTCAGTCTGAAGCTAGATGAAAGAGAGGTGGCCCTGCTCTCCACAATTTGCCTCATCAGTGGAG ATCGATCTGGACTTGAAGAGCCGGAGAGAATTGAGAAAATGCAAGAGCCATATCTGGAAGCCCTGCGGATATACGTACGCAGACGACGTCCGACTGAGCCACACACTTTTGCCAAGATCCTTATGAAGATCACAGATCTTCGGAGCATAAGTGTCAAAG GAGCGGAAAGGGTGCTGCACCTGAAACTGAAGATCCCTTGCGAGATGCCGCAGATCATCAACGAGATGGTGGAAGAGGATGATGAAGGTGCAGGACCCAGTGAGGAGAGCAGCAAGCATGCGGCTGCCTCGGACATCCAGGAGATCAATGTGAAAACTGAGAACATGTCCGCTTCCAACCAGTGCACCACTGGCATTGATGTTATGAAAGCAGCGTTATTTTCTTGA
- the LOC139143679 gene encoding retinoic acid receptor beta-like isoform X1, which produces MEGYSEYSSAMNSLGLNLGMNVSKSSSGVNYNATSTSVPTPSDSNSLPPSSPESPPPRIYKPCFVCQDKSSGYHYGVSSCEGCKGFFRRSIQKNMQYTCHRDKKCIINKVTRNRCQYCRLQKCFDVGMSKECVRNDRNKKKKLKHEVSESYEMTTELEDLMDIVVRAQKETFPPETPKPGYRVPANLQVPSSEQGLTAADPAPGVGSSSETDPLLFEYVTDMSSRAIIMVVEFAKKVPGFLQLKTQDQITLLKAACLEIMILRISYRFNRDDGSVTFTSGLTLTNSQLKSGGFGTLLDTIGQFSKQVFSLKLDEREVALLSTICLISGDRSGLEEPERIEKMQEPYLEALRIYVRRRRPTEPHTFAKILMKITDLRSISVKGAERVLHLKLKIPCEMPQIINEMVEEDDEGAGPSEESSKHAAASDIQEINVKTENMSASNQCTTGIDVMKAALFS; this is translated from the exons ATGGAAGGGTATTCAG AATATTCAAGTGCAATGAATAGCTTGGGACTGAACCTTGGGATGAATGTGAGTAAATCATCCAGTGGGGTCAACTACAATGCTACAAGCACGTCAGTTCCCACTCCATCCGATTCCAACTCACTGCCGCCAAGTTCACCAGAGTCCCCTCCTCCAAGGATCTATAAACCGTGTTTTGTCTGCCAAGATAAGTCTTCTGGGTATCACTATGGAGTCAGTTCCTGTGAAGGCTGCAAG gGATTTTTCCGGAGAAGtatacaaaagaatatgcaataCACATGTCACAGGGACAAGAAATGCATCATAAACAAAGTGACAAGGAACAGATGCCAGTACTGCAGATTACAAAAGTGTTTCGACGTTGGAATGTCAAAAGAAT GTGTGCGGAATGACAGAAACAAGAAGAAGAAACTGAAACACGAAGTCAGCGAAAGCTATGAAATGACAACCGAGTTAGAGGACTTGATGGATATTGTAGTGAGGGCTCAAAAAGAGACATTTCCACCTGAAACCCCTAAGCCAGGATACAGAGTG CCTGCAAATCTACAAGTACCATCCTCTGAGCAAGGCCTGACA GCAGCAGATCCAGCGCCAGGCGTTGGCTCGTCAAGTGAAACCGACCCCTTGCTGTTTGAGTATGTCACAGACATGTCGTCGAGGGCGATCATCATGGTGGTtgaatttgccaaaaaagttcCCGGCTTCCTACAGCTCAAGACACAAGACCAGATCACGCTACTAAAAGCAGCGTGTTTGGAGATCATG ATTTTGAGGATAAGTTATCGGTTCAACAGAGATGACGGTAGTGTCACATTCACATCAGGATTAACACTCACAAATTCCCAGCTGAAAAGCGGAGGGTTTGGAACTCTCTTGGACACAATAGGACAATTTTCCAAGCAAGTCTTCAGTCTGAAGCTAGATGAAAGAGAGGTGGCCCTGCTCTCCACAATTTGCCTCATCAGTGGAG ATCGATCTGGACTTGAAGAGCCGGAGAGAATTGAGAAAATGCAAGAGCCATATCTGGAAGCCCTGCGGATATACGTACGCAGACGACGTCCGACTGAGCCACACACTTTTGCCAAGATCCTTATGAAGATCACAGATCTTCGGAGCATAAGTGTCAAAG GAGCGGAAAGGGTGCTGCACCTGAAACTGAAGATCCCTTGCGAGATGCCGCAGATCATCAACGAGATGGTGGAAGAGGATGATGAAGGTGCAGGACCCAGTGAGGAGAGCAGCAAGCATGCGGCTGCCTCGGACATCCAGGAGATCAATGTGAAAACTGAGAACATGTCCGCTTCCAACCAGTGCACCACTGGCATTGATGTTATGAAAGCAGCGTTATTTTCTTGA